One region of Parambassis ranga chromosome 21, fParRan2.1, whole genome shotgun sequence genomic DNA includes:
- the ddx3xa gene encoding DEAD-box helicase 3 X-linked a isoform X9 — protein MSHVAVDNPHGLDQQLAALDLNSVDGQGGGTGRRYIPPHLRNKDAPKNAGNAYSAGRQCGYSVAPVNFYSPGWDGGRSNGFVNGYHDTRTNGGFGGRGAPRNDRGGRGAYRGNRGGGSFNQPLQNAGFGSFENKEAGWGGTPRDAGYNSFGGRTDRTKTAFFNDRGAGSRGRYERGGFAGGGNSRWVEESRDEDWSKPTAPNERLERELFAGSNTGINFEKYDDIPVEATGSNSPPHIESFHDVEMGEIIMGNIALSRYTRPTPVQKHAIPIIKSKRDLMACAQTGSGKTAAFLLPVLSQIYTEGPGDALQAVKNSGQENGRYGRRKQYPISLVLAPTRELALQIYDEARKFAYRSRVRPCVVYGGADIGQQIRELERGCHLLVATPGRLVDMMERGKIGLDYCNYLVLDEADRMLDMGFEPQIRRIVEQDTMPPKGIRQTMMFSATFPKEIQILARDFLEDYIFLAVGRVGSTSENITQKVVWVEENDKRSFLLDLLNATGKDSLTLVFVETKKGADALEDFLYREGYACTSIHGDRSQRDREEALHQFRSGRCPILVATAVAARGLDICNVKHVINFDLPSDIEEYVHRIGRTGRVGNLGLATSFFNDKNSNITKDLLDILVEAKQEVPSWLESLAYEHQHKSSSRGRSKRFSGGFGARDYRQTPGAGNFSSNRPGRNPGGHGGNRGFGGGGFGGNFYSNDGYGGNYSHSGSVDWWGN, from the exons ATGAGTCATGTGGCCGTTGATAATCCACACGGTCTAGATCAGCAG cTTGCTGCCCTAGACTTGAACTCTGTTGACGGACAAGGCGGAGGAACTGGCA GACGTTACATTCCACCTCACCTGAGGAACAAAGATGCTCCCAAAAATG CAGGAAATGCTTATTCCGCTGGTAGACAGTGCGGTTATTCAGTGGCACCAGTAAATTTCT ACTCACCTGGATGGGATGGTGGACGCAGCAATGGCTTTGTGAATGGTTACCATGACACCCGCACAAATGGGGGCTTTGGAGGGCGAGGAGCCCCTCGCAATGATAGAGGTGGGCGTGGCGCCTACCGTGGTAACAGGGGTGGAGGCTCGTTTAATCAACCATTACAAAATGCAG GCTTTGGCAGTTTTGAaaacaaagaggctggctgggGAGGAACCCCCAGAGATGCTGGTTACAACAGCTTTGGAGGACGTACTGATAGAACCAAGACGGCCTTCTTCAATGACAGGGGAGCTGGGTCACGGGGAAG ATATGAGCGTGGCGGCTTTGCTGGTGGAGGAAACAGCCGCTGGGTGGAAGAGTCCAGAGATGAAGACTGGTCTAAGCCCACAGCTCCCAATGAGCGCCTGGAACG TGAGCTTTTCGCTGGAAGCAACACTGGGATCAATTTTGAGAAATACGACGATATTCCTGTAGAGGCTACTGGATCCAACTCTCCACCCCACATTGAAAGT TTTCATGATGTGGAAATGGGGGAGATTATCATGGGTAACATCGCCCTGAGTCGCTACACTCGTCCCACTCCAGTCCAGAAGCATGCTATCCCCATCATCAAGTCCAAGAGAGACCTGATGGCCTGTGCCCAGACTG GCTCTGGTAAGACGGCTGCCTTCTTGCTGCCTGTGTTGAGTCAGATCTACACAGAGGGGCCAGGAGATGCTCTGCAGGCCGTCAAAAACAGCGGACAG GAGAATGGAAGGTATGGGCGTCGTAAGCAGTACCCAATCTCTCTTGTGCTGGCTCCCACCAGAGAGCTGGCCTTGCAGATCTATGATGAGGCCAGGAAG TTTGCCTATCGCTCACGAGTGCGTCCCTGCGTGGTGTATGGCGGTGCTGATATTGGCCAGCAGATCAGGGAATTGGAGAGGGGCTGTCACCTGCTGGTGGCCACACCTGGACGTCTAGTTGATATGATGGAGAGGGGCAAGATCGGTCTGGACTATTGCAA CTACTTGGTCCTGGATGAAGCTGACCGCATGTTGGACATGGGTTTTGAGCCACAGATAAGACGCATTGTGGAACAAGATACAATGCCACCCAAAGGCATCCGCCAGACCATGATGTTCAGTGCAACCTTCCCCAAAGAGATCCAG ATCCTGGCCCGTGACTTCCTGGAGGACTACATTTTCCTGGCAGTTGGGCGTGTTGGTTCCACTTCAGAAAACATCACCCAGAAAGTTGTTTGGGTGGAGGAGAATGACAAAAGGTCATTCCTTCTTGATCTGCTCAATGCCACAG GTAAAGACTCCTTGACTCTGGTGTTTGTGGAAACAAAGAAGGGAGCAGATGCTCTGGAAGACTTCCTTTACCGCGAAGGGTACGCCTGCACCAGCATTCACGGAGAccgctcacagagagacagagaggaagctcTGCATCAGTTCCGGTCTGGGCGCTGTCCCATATTGGTAGCTACTGCT GTGGCTGCTAGAGGTCTGGACATCTGCAATGTGAAGCATGTTATTAACTTTGACCTGCCCAGTGATATTGAAGAATACGTTCACCGTATTGGCCGTACGGGACGTGTGGGCAACCTTG gTCTGGCCACGTCGTTCTTTAAcgacaaaaacagcaacataacCAAAGATTTGCTGGACATTCTGGTCGAAGCCAAGCAGGAGGTTCCCTCCTGGCTTGAAAGCCTAGCCTATGAGCACCAGCACAAGAGCAGCAGCCGTGGACGCTCTAAGAG GTTCTCTGGTGGTTTCGGGGCCAGAGACTACCGTCAGACGCCTGGTGCTGGCAACTTCAGTAGCAACCGTCCAGGGCGCAATCCTGGAGGCCATGGAGGAAACCGTGGTTTTGGTGGAG GTGGCTTTGGTGGCAACTTCTACAGCAATGATGGCTACGGAGGAAACTACAGCCACTCCGGTAGTGTGGACTGGTGGGGAAACTAG